Below is a genomic region from Desulfobacter sp..
GTCCTTACATCATTAATCAAAAATCTTGCTGAAGCTGCTCTTGAAGGAGAGTTGGAGTCCCATCTCGGGCAGGAAGTTTCTGCCAACCGCCGTAATGGAAAAAGCAAAAAGACCATTAAATCCCTGGATAGTAAATTTGAGCTGGAAACCCCGCGTGACAGGGCCGGAACCTTCTCTCCACAGATCGTCAAAAAACATCAGACAACGCTCAGCGATGAAATTGAAAGAAAGATAATAGCCCTTTACGGCCTGGGCATGAGTTATAATGATATGGCTTCCCATTTACAGGAAATCTATGGACTTGAGATTTCAAATGCCACTCTGAGCACCATTACCGATAAAATCATCCATACCGTCAAAGAATGGCAGGCCAGGCCGTTGGAAAATGTGTACCCAATCGTATGGCTTGATGCCATACATTATAAAGTACGAGAAAACGGAAAGGTCGGCAGCAAAGCCGTTTACACAATTCTTGGGGTGAATATCGAGGGCCGCAAAGAGGTTCTTGGGCTGTACATATCCGAGAATGAGGGTGCGAACTTCTGGCTGCAGGTGTTAACAGACCTTTCAAACCGAGGGGTAAAAGATATCCTGATTGCCTGTGTTGATGGTCTAAAAGGTTTTCCCGAGGCCATTGAGACCATATTCCCGGACACAGAAGTTCAACTCTGCGTAGTCCACCAGATCCGAAATTCATTGAAATACGTTGGTTCCAAAAATAAAAAGGAATTTATGGCAGATCTAAAACGTGTTTATAAAGCGGTCAATAAGGATCTGGCCGAAGAAGAACTGGATATCTTGGAAAATAAATGGAATGACAAATACCCGATTGTGATAAAATCCTGGCGGAACAACTGGGAACGCCTCAGTCATTTCTTTAAATATCCAGAAGAGATTCGACGGATAATATACACCACAAATACCATTGAGGCTGTGCATCGACAGTTTCGAAAACTGACCAAAACAAAGGGATCATTCCCGAACCAGGACAGCCTGTTAAAGCTGCTTTACATGGGGATCCAGAACGCCAGTAAAAAATGGACAATGCCGATTCAAAATTGGTCACTGACAATTTCCCAGTTGGCAATTTTCTTTGAAGGCCGGCTGGATAAAGAGCTGGGAATTTGATAGGGATTTATTTACAGATGGAAAAGATGGTTCCAGGAACTCCACTCCAGCAAAAGTCAACTCCTCCGACGTGGCTGATTGAAGGCCCATTCTCGGACCTGACTTTTACTTCCGCTGGCGCTGAGGCAGATCCGAGAACCGAAACCGTGACACAGAATTCTGAACATTCCCAATTTGTCAGGTTACCCACTTTTTTTGCGGTCCAACTTTCTTCCCCGACATTTCCAAGCTTGCCCTCTTTATGGGCCGTAACCAATACGCCTGTCACTCCAATAGGGTCAGTCATGAGATAATTTCCTATAGGTCTATTCGTAAACGTTTCTTTTTGGCCAATGAAGGCTGCTCTTGTTTTTCAGGGGCCTGGTTTTGCTGCTTTGGCAAAAAAGGTTCAAGGAATTTTAAGGTCTTGGGCAGAGGGTTTGTCCCCTTCTTGCTCACCTGGGTTATGAACATTTCAACACCCTCTTTGTTCAAATCTCCTTTTTGAATCTGTTTTTCAAGGTCAGCAGGAGAGAGACCCAATTGATCAAGGTTGCGTTTATGCTGATCTTGTATTGCCTCAGCCCGTTTGGAAAATTGTTCCAGCCTTTTATCAAGCCCCAGTTGTTCTTTTTTTATTTTTTCAACTTCAACTCTGGCCTTGTTGATGATCTCCATCACCCTTACGGTCATTGCCATGGCATTATTTCCCTATGAATTTGTGTAAAACTCGGTGCAGACCTTGACATATTCCTATGACCGTAATCCATTAATCTGTCCGGTCACCTGTATCCTGTCAGACAACGAAAGGTCCTGTTTCTGCCCTGTTCAAAAAATCTACAACCGCTGTTACTATCTCATAAAATATGGGCGTCCGCAAACTGCGGCCGTCAAATTATTGCCTCTGCCTCTCTTTTTTAAACAAAGGCGGTTCATTCGTTTTAAAGATCTGCCCCGCCGCTGACCCGGTCCCGTCCCTTTGCCTTGGAAAGGTAAAGGGCCTGATCCGCCACTTTCATCACCCCTTCAAGTGAATCTGCGTGAACTGGAAACGCCACCACCCCTAAAGAGGCGGTCAAAGGACCGAGATTATAGCCTTTCCATACAAGCTCAAGGCCTTTAATTTTCTCTCTCAACTGCTCTGCCCGCGCAAGATAATTTGTGTATTCCCCAGTGCCCAGCAGAATAAAAAATTCCCCCCCCCAAAAACCTGCAGACAACATCCTCAGACCTGACCTCGGCCTTGAGCAGGGCCGCAACCCTTTTCAGGACTTCATCCCCGGCGTCATGGCCAAACCGGTCATTGATCCGTTTAAAATAATCAAGATCCACCATAATCATGCCCAGACTGGCTTTGGACCGTTTTGCCTTTTTAATTTCACGGGCCAGCACATCCCCCATATACCGCCGGTTGTACAGGCTGGTCAAAGGATCCATGATGGTCAACTCACGCAGTTTTCTTTTGAGCCGAATATTGGATATGGCCATGGAAAGATATTCGGTTGTGATAAAGGCAAGCCCCTTGCACCTTGACGACAAGGCGTCTTGTTGAGTTCCGTGCAGGCAAAACAGGCCGAAGGCGTCTTTGGCCTGGCGAAAAGGGGTACACAAGCCTCCG
It encodes:
- a CDS encoding IS256 family transposase; translation: MTEENTEFDFQKALKGIQEGKPFTGKGGVLTSLIKNLAEAALEGELESHLGQEVSANRRNGKSKKTIKSLDSKFELETPRDRAGTFSPQIVKKHQTTLSDEIERKIIALYGLGMSYNDMASHLQEIYGLEISNATLSTITDKIIHTVKEWQARPLENVYPIVWLDAIHYKVRENGKVGSKAVYTILGVNIEGRKEVLGLYISENEGANFWLQVLTDLSNRGVKDILIACVDGLKGFPEAIETIFPDTEVQLCVVHQIRNSLKYVGSKNKKEFMADLKRVYKAVNKDLAEEELDILENKWNDKYPIVIKSWRNNWERLSHFFKYPEEIRRIIYTTNTIEAVHRQFRKLTKTKGSFPNQDSLLKLLYMGIQNASKKWTMPIQNWSLTISQLAIFFEGRLDKELGI
- a CDS encoding diguanylate cyclase, whose product is MLSAGFWGGEFFILLGTGEYTNYLARAEQLREKIKGLELVWKGYNLGPLTASLGVVAFPVHADSLEGVMKVADQALYLSKAKGRDRVSGGADL
- a CDS encoding GGDEF domain-containing protein, with the protein product MLLQSCEGEGEIIEVIYWYLPRLFPRTQGRVFLNDERSGQLVSVFAWPEKEDAGNDFPVKDCSALLEGTAVDVFESQKKACIDCGCGGLCTPFRQAKDAFGLFCLHGTQQDALSSRCKGLAFITTEYLSMAISNIRLKRKLRELTIMDPLTSLYNRRYMGDVLAREIKKAKRSKASLGMIMVDLDYFKRINDRFGHDAGDEVLKRVAALLKAEVRSEDVVCRFLGGGIFYSAGHWGIHKLSCAGRAVEREN